A DNA window from Amycolatopsis sp. DSM 110486 contains the following coding sequences:
- a CDS encoding thioesterase family protein produces MGEVLLHHDRVRPEWIDYNGHLSEPYYVLVFGDATTALMDAVGLDPAYRESTGASLYTVEAHVRYLREVGPDAELTVTTSVLAVGAKKVRLWHELYVGDELVATEELLCLHVADGRAAPFPEAVAERLGAHLTPLPEHAGRAIA; encoded by the coding sequence GCTCCACCACGACCGCGTCCGTCCCGAGTGGATCGACTACAACGGACACCTCTCCGAGCCCTACTACGTGCTGGTGTTCGGCGACGCCACCACCGCGTTGATGGACGCCGTCGGCCTCGATCCCGCCTACCGCGAGTCCACCGGCGCTTCGCTGTACACCGTGGAGGCGCACGTCCGCTACCTGCGAGAGGTCGGGCCGGACGCCGAGCTGACCGTGACGACCTCCGTGCTGGCCGTCGGGGCGAAGAAGGTGCGGCTGTGGCACGAGCTATACGTGGGCGATGAGCTCGTGGCCACGGAGGAACTGCTGTGCCTGCACGTCGCCGACGGCAGAGCCGCACCGTTTCCCGAAGCCGTCGCCGAGCGCCTCGGCGCCCACCTCACGCCACTGCCCGAACACGCCGGGCGCGCCATCGCCTGA